The following proteins are encoded in a genomic region of Enterocloster clostridioformis:
- a CDS encoding efflux RND transporter permease subunit, with protein sequence MGLTRFVLKRPVATVMALLCLLVFGISSVFNATLEQMPDTDQPMLIIMASYSGAGPEDIDELVTQPIEDQVGTIEGVKSMSSTSSENRAMIMLEYDYGTDMDDAYNDLSQSLDALSRQLPDDAETSVMEMNNNAGTTMMLSISNPSQEDLYDYVDQTVVPLLEQISSVAEVEAMGGKSEYYKIELQSDEMAQYQVTMSDVSTAMSTANLSYPSGDAVSGKLELSVSTSLEHETIEALKEVPITTSSGKIVYLEDIARVYEAEESRGGISRYNGEDTISISITKQQSSTAMDVSSEVQEVIESLEADDENLNIRIVRDSADSILSSLKDVALTLVLAAVISMIIIFIFFGDYKASLIVGSSIPTSILVSLILMTSAGFSLNIITMSGLVLGVGMMVDNSIVVLESCFRAIETEEDKGLLGYAKASLSGTNIVLQSILGSTVTTCVVFLPLVFLQGMSGQMFGSMGYVIVFCMCASFLSAITIVPLTYMAYKPQERMQAPMSRPMERIQNGYRRIMPGLLKHKAIIMIASVIIVIATYFLASGMETELMTADDTGTVSVSIETRPGLLSENADAMLTQAEEIVKGHPDVESYMLRYNNDSGTITAYLRDDRDMSTDEIVEQWETEMADLDNCTVTVEASSSMSFMSRSRGYEVILNGTDYDELQEVSSRIVAEMTARDDVMNVHSSIENTAPVVTVKVDPVLAAAEGLTASQIGSQVKQMMDGEEVTTLDVDGREVSVMAEYPEDEYRTVSQMKDIILSKPSGGYVALTDVAEIYYKDSPASISKTDKAYEITITADYTGGNVQSAIDSEVISPNLSATIKKGVNSMNRMMQEEFAALYQAIAIAVFLVFVVLSAQFESPKFSFMVMTTIPFSLIGSFGLLQITGVSISMTSILGFLILVGTVVNNGILYVDTVNQYRMTMDLKTSLIEAGATRLRPIMMTSLTTILSMIPMALAIGDSGSTTQGLAIVNIGGLSVGVAVALFILPIYYALMNGDKKRVVLDI encoded by the coding sequence ATGGGATTGACAAGGTTTGTATTAAAACGTCCGGTGGCGACGGTTATGGCGTTGCTTTGCCTTTTGGTATTCGGTATTTCTTCCGTATTCAATGCCACGCTGGAACAGATGCCGGACACGGACCAGCCAATGCTGATTATCATGGCATCTTATTCCGGTGCTGGTCCCGAGGACATAGATGAACTGGTGACCCAGCCCATAGAAGACCAGGTGGGAACCATAGAGGGGGTGAAAAGCATGAGCTCCACTTCCAGTGAAAACAGGGCCATGATTATGCTGGAATATGATTACGGCACCGATATGGACGACGCTTATAATGATTTATCCCAGAGTCTGGATGCGCTGAGCCGCCAGCTCCCTGACGATGCGGAAACCTCTGTCATGGAGATGAATAACAATGCGGGAACCACCATGATGCTTTCCATATCAAACCCCTCCCAGGAGGATTTGTACGATTATGTGGACCAGACCGTGGTGCCTCTGCTGGAACAGATTTCTTCCGTGGCGGAGGTGGAGGCCATGGGCGGAAAGTCAGAATACTATAAAATCGAGCTTCAATCCGATGAGATGGCACAGTATCAGGTGACCATGAGCGACGTGTCCACGGCCATGAGCACGGCCAATCTTTCCTACCCATCCGGCGATGCGGTATCCGGAAAGCTGGAGCTTTCCGTGTCAACGTCCCTGGAGCATGAGACCATAGAAGCCCTGAAGGAAGTCCCCATCACCACCTCCAGCGGAAAGATTGTATATCTGGAGGACATTGCCAGGGTATATGAGGCAGAGGAGAGCCGGGGAGGCATTTCACGCTACAACGGCGAGGATACTATTTCCATTTCCATCACCAAGCAGCAGAGCAGCACTGCCATGGATGTGTCATCCGAGGTTCAGGAGGTTATTGAGAGCCTGGAGGCGGATGATGAGAACCTGAATATCAGGATTGTCAGGGACAGCGCGGACAGCATTCTCAGTTCCCTTAAGGACGTGGCCCTTACCCTGGTGCTGGCAGCCGTGATTTCCATGATTATCATATTCATTTTCTTTGGAGATTATAAGGCTTCCCTGATTGTAGGAAGCTCCATACCCACCTCCATACTGGTGTCGCTGATTCTGATGACCAGCGCCGGTTTCTCCCTGAATATCATTACCATGAGCGGTCTGGTGCTGGGAGTAGGCATGATGGTGGATAACTCCATTGTGGTGCTGGAGAGCTGTTTCAGGGCCATAGAGACAGAGGAGGACAAGGGCCTGCTGGGGTATGCCAAGGCTTCCCTGTCCGGAACCAACATTGTGCTCCAGTCCATTCTGGGATCCACTGTGACCACCTGTGTGGTTTTCCTGCCGCTGGTATTTCTGCAGGGCATGTCGGGACAGATGTTCGGCTCCATGGGATACGTTATCGTATTCTGTATGTGCGCCTCCTTCCTGTCAGCCATTACCATTGTTCCCCTTACCTATATGGCCTATAAGCCCCAGGAGAGGATGCAGGCGCCCATGTCGCGGCCCATGGAGCGGATACAGAACGGATACCGCCGCATCATGCCCGGACTTTTAAAACACAAGGCCATCATCATGATTGCATCAGTAATCATCGTGATTGCAACCTATTTTCTGGCCAGCGGGATGGAGACTGAGCTTATGACCGCGGACGATACGGGAACAGTCAGCGTTTCCATCGAAACAAGGCCGGGACTGCTGTCGGAAAATGCCGACGCCATGCTGACCCAGGCAGAGGAGATTGTCAAAGGTCATCCGGATGTGGAATCATACATGCTGCGCTATAACAATGACAGCGGTACCATAACAGCCTATCTGAGGGATGACAGGGATATGAGCACCGATGAGATAGTGGAGCAGTGGGAAACGGAGATGGCGGACCTGGATAACTGTACGGTGACAGTGGAGGCGTCCTCGTCCATGAGCTTCATGAGCAGGAGCCGGGGATATGAAGTCATCCTTAACGGTACGGATTACGATGAGCTCCAGGAAGTCAGCAGCAGGATTGTTGCCGAGATGACGGCCAGGGACGATGTGATGAACGTCCATTCCAGCATAGAAAATACGGCTCCCGTGGTGACTGTGAAGGTGGATCCGGTACTGGCGGCCGCAGAGGGGCTTACGGCATCCCAGATTGGTTCCCAGGTAAAACAGATGATGGACGGCGAAGAGGTGACCACCCTGGACGTGGATGGAAGAGAGGTCAGCGTGATGGCCGAATATCCGGAGGATGAGTACCGGACCGTCAGCCAGATGAAGGATATTATACTCTCCAAGCCCTCCGGAGGCTATGTGGCCCTTACGGATGTGGCGGAAATCTATTATAAGGACAGCCCGGCATCCATTTCCAAGACGGATAAGGCGTATGAGATAACCATTACGGCAGATTATACCGGGGGAAATGTCCAGTCCGCCATAGACAGCGAGGTCATAAGCCCCAACTTAAGCGCCACCATCAAGAAGGGCGTCAACTCCATGAACCGTATGATGCAGGAGGAATTTGCAGCCTTGTACCAGGCCATTGCCATCGCTGTATTCCTGGTTTTCGTGGTACTGTCAGCGCAGTTTGAGTCACCGAAGTTTTCCTTTATGGTAATGACCACCATACCATTCAGCCTCATAGGCTCCTTCGGCCTTTTGCAGATTACGGGAGTCAGCATCAGCATGACGTCCATACTGGGATTCCTGATTCTGGTCGGAACGGTTGTGAACAACGGTATCCTCTATGTGGATACAGTGAACCAATACCGCATGACCATGGATCTAAAGACCTCCCTGATCGAGGCGGGCGCCACACGTTTAAGGCCCATTATGATGACCAGCCTTACCACCATCCTTTCCATGATTCCCATGGCCCTGGCCATAGGGGACAGTGGTTCCACCACCCAGGGTCTGGCTATTGTTAACATCGGAGGACTCAGCGTGGGCGTGGCGGTGGCCCTGTTCATTCTGCCAATCTACTATGCGCTGATGAACGGCGATAAGAAACGGGTTGTGCTGGATATTTAA